In Streptomyces paludis, the genomic stretch AGGCGAGCGCCGGGAGCGCCAGGGACCACCACGGCAGCCGTATCGCGCCGCCGGAGCGTGATGCCTGGGCGTGCGTGCGGGAGTGCGGGTGGGCCGCCATGGCCGCCTCCGTGAGGTCGGTGGATCCGTGGGTCGCCGGATCCCGTGGGTCGGTGCGTCCGTCGCGTGGTGTCGACGTACTCACAACCTACGGATCACCGGCTCCGGTTCCCATCCGGCAACCCACCCACTTCACCCTGACCCCTGCCCCCTAGGGGTCCGGGTGCCGGCCCTCTTGCGCCCGGGGCGTTGTTGGTCTAGCGAGGTCGTCTATGGGCTGGCGATCGTGGCCACAATGCTGATGATCACCATGATGCCGATGATCGTGCCGAAGACGAGGAGCAGCTTCCGCTGCCCGTTCTGGGGGTTCGGGTCAAGGACAGGCATGACGTCAGTCTCGCATCAGGGCCTCGTCCTCGATCGTCCGGTCCCGTCCCGCGAACGTACCGGCCAGCATCTGCGGTACGAGGAACGCGGCCATCAGCGCGATCGGCAGCCCCCAGCCGCCGGTGTGCTGGTAGAGGACGCCGACCAGCAGCGGTCCGGGGATGGAGAGCAGATAGCCGAAGCTCTGGGTGAACGCGGAGAGCCGGACGACACCCGCGCCGGACCGCGACCGCATCCCGATCATGGTGAGGGCCAGCGGGAACGAGCAGTTCGAGATCCCGAGGAGCACCGCCCAGAGCCAGGCGCCGGCGGCCGGGGCGAAGTACAGGCCCGCGTAGGCGGTCAGTCCGCAGAGCCCGAGGGCGACGACGATCGGCCCCTGGTGCCGCATCCGGGCGGCCATGCGCGGGATCACGAAGGCCAGCGGCACCCCCATGGCCATGATCAGCGCGAGCAGCAGCCCCGCCGTACCGGCGGAGACCCCGGCGTCGCGGAAGATCTGCGGCATCCAGCCCATGGTGATGTACGCGCCGGTGGCCTGGAGGCCGAAGAAGCAGGCCAGGCTCCAGGCGGTACGGCTGCGCCCGAGCCGCAGCCCGGCACCGGGCTCCGCGGCCGCGGTGTCCGCTCCGGCGGCGACGGCCGGGGCGGCGGACCGCTCCGCCGACCGGTCGCGTACGAGGACGAGCCCCAGCCAGGGCAGTACGGCCACAGCGGCGAGCACCGCCCACACGCCGAGCCCCAGGCGCCAGTCGCCGCCCATCGCGCCGGTCATCGGGACGGTCACGGCGGCGGCGCCGGCGGTACCGAGGGCGAGGGACATGGAGTACAGCCCGGTCATGGTGCCGACCCGGTCGGGGAAGTACCGCTTGACGATCACCGGCATCAGTACGTTGCTGACGGCGATGCCCATGAGCGCGCACGCGCTGGCGGCGAGGAAGAGCGGCGCGCCGCCGGCGAAGGAGCGCAGTGCCACGCCCGCCGTGATCGCGACCATGCCCGCGAGGACGACGGCACCGGGCCCGAAGCGCCGGGCCAGCCGGGGCGCGGCGAAGCCGAAGACCGCGAAGCACAGGGGCGGTACGGAGGTGAGGACGCCGGCGGCGGTACCGCTCATGTGCAGTCCGGTCCGCACCTCTTCGAGCAGCGCGCCGAGGCTGGTGATGGCGGGGCGGAGGTTGAGCGCGGCGAGGACGAGCCCGGCGACCAGGAGCCGGGTGCGCCAGACAGCCGTTCCGCTCGAGGCGGAGGAGGGCGAGGCCGGTATCGGTGTCGGCATCGCGGTCGGCATCGGGGTCGGGGAGAGTGTCCGGGGCTGTGTCGGACGCTGCGGCTCGTCAATCATGAGCCCATCATAGAATCATGGGATGATTAGCGGGACCCGGCCCTCCTCCTCTCCACCGACTCCACCGACTCCACCCGACCGTTTGGGAGCATCATGGCGTTGACCTCACCCCGGCGTACCGCACTCTCCGACCAGGTGATCACCGAGCTGCGGAGCCAGATCACCTCGGGCGTATGGCCGGTGGGCTCCCGTATCCCGACCGAACCCGAGCTGGTCGAGCAGCTGGGGGTGGCCCGTAACACCGTCCGCGAGGCGGTGCGCGCGCTGGCGCACAACGGGCTGCTGGACATCCGGCAGGGCTCGGGAACCTATGTCGTCGCGACCAGCGAGCTGGCCGGGGTGATGCACCGGCGGTTCGCCGACGCCGATCCCCGGCACATCGCCGAACTGCGTTCGACGCTGGAGTCCTCGGCGGCGCGGCTGGCCGCACAGCGGCGTACGGACCGGGATCTGCGGCAGCTGGAGAGCCTGCTCGCCCGGCGTGAGGCGGCGTGGGCGGCGGGCGAGGCGGAGCCGTTCGTCGCGGCCGACGGCGCGCTGCACATGGCGGTCGTCGCGGCCTCGCACAACGAGGTGCTGACCGCCGTCTACGCGGACCTCGGCCATGTGATGCGCGACTGGCTCCGCGACGATGTGGGCCCGGAGCTGCGCCCGGAGAACCACGTGGACCACGCGCGGCTGGTCGCGGCGATCCGGGCGGGTGACGCGGAGGCGGCGGCGCGGGAGGCGGAGAGCTACGCGCCGGCCTGCCTGGCCGACCGGACCTGAACCTGGGTGCACGCAAAAAGGCCGTGTGCCCGTCCGAGGACGGTCACACGGCCTTCGCGTGGTGAGTGCTGGCCGGTCAGGCGCCCATGATGTGCACGCCGGCGTCGACGTGCACGATCTCGCCGGTGGTCTTCGGGAAGAAGTCCGACAGCAGACCGACGACACCGCGTCCGGCCGGCTCCGCGTCGGACATGTCCCACTCCATCGGGGCGCGGTGGTTCCAGACGTCCGCGAGCGACTCGAAGCCCGGGATGGACTTGGCGGCCATCGACTTGAGCGGTCCGGCCGAGATCAGGTTGCAGCGGATGTTCCGCCGGCCCAGATCGCGGGCGAGGTAGCGGTTCGTGGACTCCAGGGCCGCCTTGGCGACACCCATCCAGTCGTACTTCGGCCAGGCGAACTGCGCGTCGAAGGTGAGGCCGACGACCGAGCCGCCGCGCTCCATCAGCGGCAGGCAGGCCGTCGTCAGCGACTTGAGGGAGTACGCGGAGACGTGCACCGCCGTCGAGACGTCCTCCCAGCTGCCTTCGAGGAAGTTGAAGGCGCCCTGCGGGCCGAAGGCGATCGAGTGCACGACACCGTCGAGCCCGGCGCCCTCGCCCTGGATCTCGCGCACCTTGTCGGCCAGGCCGTCCAGGTGCTCCTGGTTGGTGACGTCCAGCTCGATGACCGGGGCGGTCTTGGGCAGCCGCTTGGCGATGCGCTCGACAAGCGTGAGCCGGCCGAAGCCGGTCAGGATGACCTCGGCGCCCTCCTCCTGGGCCACCTTGGCGGCCTGGAAGGCGATGGAGGACTCCGTGAGGACGCCCGTCACGAGAATGCGCTTGCCGGCGAGGATTCCACTCATGTGATCAGTGACCCATGCCCAATCCGCCGTCAACGGGAATGACGGCTCCAGTGATGTACGAGGCGTCGTCGGAGGCGAGGAACCGCACCGTCGCGGCGATCTCCTCCGGCTGCGCGTAACGGCCGAGCGGCACCTGCGAGACGATGCCCGCGCGCTGCTCGTCGGTGAGGACCTTCGTCATGTCGGTGTCCACGAAGCCGGGCGCGACGACATTGAAGGTGATGTTGCGCGAGCCCAGCTCACGCGCCAGCGAGCGGGCGAAACCGACCAGCCCCGCCTTGGAGGCGGCGTAGTTCGCCTGCCCCGCCGAGCCGAGCAGCCCGACGACCGAGGAGATGAGTACGACCCGGCCCTTCTTGGCCCGCAGCATGGCACGGTTGGCGCGCTTGACGACACGGAAGGTGCCGGTG encodes the following:
- a CDS encoding SGM_5486 family transporter-associated protein translates to MPVLDPNPQNGQRKLLLVFGTIIGIMVIISIVATIASP
- a CDS encoding CynX/NimT family MFS transporter: MIDEPQRPTQPRTLSPTPMPTAMPTPIPASPSSASSGTAVWRTRLLVAGLVLAALNLRPAITSLGALLEEVRTGLHMSGTAAGVLTSVPPLCFAVFGFAAPRLARRFGPGAVVLAGMVAITAGVALRSFAGGAPLFLAASACALMGIAVSNVLMPVIVKRYFPDRVGTMTGLYSMSLALGTAGAAAVTVPMTGAMGGDWRLGLGVWAVLAAVAVLPWLGLVLVRDRSAERSAAPAVAAGADTAAAEPGAGLRLGRSRTAWSLACFFGLQATGAYITMGWMPQIFRDAGVSAGTAGLLLALIMAMGVPLAFVIPRMAARMRHQGPIVVALGLCGLTAYAGLYFAPAAGAWLWAVLLGISNCSFPLALTMIGMRSRSGAGVVRLSAFTQSFGYLLSIPGPLLVGVLYQHTGGWGLPIALMAAFLVPQMLAGTFAGRDRTIEDEALMRD
- a CDS encoding FadR/GntR family transcriptional regulator, with protein sequence MALTSPRRTALSDQVITELRSQITSGVWPVGSRIPTEPELVEQLGVARNTVREAVRALAHNGLLDIRQGSGTYVVATSELAGVMHRRFADADPRHIAELRSTLESSAARLAAQRRTDRDLRQLESLLARREAAWAAGEAEPFVAADGALHMAVVAASHNEVLTAVYADLGHVMRDWLRDDVGPELRPENHVDHARLVAAIRAGDAEAAAREAESYAPACLADRT
- the fabI gene encoding enoyl-ACP reductase FabI, which produces MSGILAGKRILVTGVLTESSIAFQAAKVAQEEGAEVILTGFGRLTLVERIAKRLPKTAPVIELDVTNQEHLDGLADKVREIQGEGAGLDGVVHSIAFGPQGAFNFLEGSWEDVSTAVHVSAYSLKSLTTACLPLMERGGSVVGLTFDAQFAWPKYDWMGVAKAALESTNRYLARDLGRRNIRCNLISAGPLKSMAAKSIPGFESLADVWNHRAPMEWDMSDAEPAGRGVVGLLSDFFPKTTGEIVHVDAGVHIMGA
- the fabG gene encoding 3-oxoacyl-[acyl-carrier-protein] reductase produces the protein MSRSVLVTGGNRGIGLAIARAFADNGDKVAITYRSGEPPEALVELGCLAVRCDITDAEQVEQAYKEIEEKHGPVEVLVANAGVTKDQLLMRMSEDDFTSVLDTNLTGTFRVVKRANRAMLRAKKGRVVLISSVVGLLGSAGQANYAASKAGLVGFARSLARELGSRNITFNVVAPGFVDTDMTKVLTDEQRAGIVSQVPLGRYAQPEEIAATVRFLASDDASYITGAVIPVDGGLGMGH